A section of the Echeneis naucrates chromosome 12, fEcheNa1.1, whole genome shotgun sequence genome encodes:
- the trim32 gene encoding E3 ubiquitin-protein ligase TRIM32 isoform X1: MAWASPQLDPDLMREILECPICLETYNQDQMRPKLLQCGHTVCRQCLEKLLANTINGVRCPFCSKVSRMSSISQLADNLTVLKILDCTTSCSAAAAALMCKSCCNRLPRQYCHDCAIVLCELCKGEGHLQQGHSVQPIRLAAEQRRKELGEKLATLRDVMGEIQKKKITIENITKSLRLKYQAVQQDYATAELRLQEELSRSRKTFTASMAEAEKLNGQVLEEQTYLLNIAEVKVVSRCDYLTMRVRQSDIALLKDDGGTSDDDELDLRNTLPTMFQLQEPELVRAEHTNPVEVGQLTTNTYTVNTEEEESGLEIALEGDVACVTGAVGTASGAMGVPVDLYRDIDMVAAVEEAVCGSPGSFKSKSMDAGGGSPGGAGASAGPLACQFVKKMGCKGTLPGMFNSPVSICVTPQGEVLVADRGNYRVQIFNRKGFQREIRRNASSIDNFVLSFLGADLPNLIPLSIAVTTQGLIGVTDNYDNSVKVYTMDGHCVACHKNQLIKPWGITAMPSGQFVVSDVEGGKLWCLAVDRNVGVVSYNRLCSAVRPKFVTCDAAGTVYYTQGLAVNFDKRQNEPNLEGGFSIGSVGTDGQLGKQLSHFFSETEDFRCITGMCVDANGDLLVTDSGRKEILQFPKEGGFKILIQEGLACPVGVATTQKGQLLVLDCWDHCVKVYSYIQRRHSSTS; the protein is encoded by the coding sequence ATGGCGTGGGCATCTCCCCAACTGGACCCAGATCTAATGAGGGAGATTCTTGAGTGCCCCATCTGCCTGGAGACCTACAACCAGGACCAAATGAGACCCAAACTCCTGCAGTGTGGTCACACCGTCTGCCGGCAGTGTTTAGAGAAGTTGCTGGCTAATACCATCAACGGTGTGCGCTGCCCTTTCTGTAGCAAGGTCTCCCGTATGAGCAGTATCTCCCAGCTGGCTGATAATCTCACTGTGTTAAAAATCCTAGATTGCACAACATCCTGCAGTGCTGCCGCTGCTGCCCTCATGTGCAAGTCCTGCTGCAACCGTCTACCACGACAATATTGCCATGACTGTGCTATAGTTCTCTGTGAGCTCTGTAAAGGAGAGGGCCATCTGCAACAAGGCCACTCTGTTCAGCCAATAAGGCTGGCTGCTGAACAGCGTCGTAAAGAACTTGGTGAAAAGTTGGCAACGCTGCGTGACGTTATGGGTGaaattcagaagaaaaaaataactattgAAAACATTACCAAATCTCTGAGACTTAAGTACCAGGCAGTGCAGCAGGACTATGCTACAGCTGAGTTACGTCTTCAAGAGGAACTCAGCAGGTCACGAAAGACATTCACAGCTTCCATGGCAGAAGCAGAAAAGCTCAATGGCCAGGTCCTGGAGGAGCAGACGTATCTACTAAATATTGCAGAGGTAAAAGTGGTGTCCCGCTGTGATTATCTGACAATGCGGGTGAGGCAAAGTGACATTGCCTTGTTAAAGGATGATGGTGGAACTAGTGATGACGATGAACTGGATCTGAGGAACACTTTGCCCACCATGTTTCAACTGCAAGAGCCTGAGCTAGTTCGAGCAGAGCACACTAACCCCGTAGAAGTGGGCCAGTTGACCACAAACACTTACACTGTCaatacagaggaggaggagagtgggcTGGAAATTGCTCTTGAAGGTGATGTAGCATGTGTAACTGGGGCAGTAGGGACTGCCAGTGGTGCAATGGGGGTTCCAGTGGATCTTTACCGGGATATTGACATGGTTGCAGCTGTAGAGGAGGCAGTATGTGGTTCACCAGGCAGTTTTAAATCAAAGTCCATGGATGCAGGTGGGGGATCACCTGGAGGAGCCGGAGCAAGTGCAGGGCCCCTAGCCTGCCAGTTTGTGAAGAAGATGGGGTGTAAGGGAACCCTACCTGGTATGTTCAATTCACCAGTTAGCATTTGCGTAACACCTCAGGGTGAGGTGCTGGTGGCTGACCGTGGGAACTACCGTGTCCAGATATTCAATCGCAAAGGGTTTCAGCGTGAAATCCGCCGCAACGCCAGTAGCATTGACAACTTCGTTCTCAGCTTCCTTGGGGCTGACTTGCCTAACCTCATTCCCTTATCCATCGCTGTCACTACTCAAGGCCTAATAGGGGTCACTGACAACTATGATAACTCTGTTAAGGTCTACACTATGGATGGTCACTGTGTGGCTTGCCACAAGAACCAGCTGATTAAACCTTGGGGCATTACTGCCATGCCATCAGGCCAGTTTGTGGTGTCAGATGTCGAAGGTGGCAAGCTGTGGTGTTTGGCAGTGGACCGCAATGTGGGTGTGGTCAGCTACAACCGATTGTGCTCTGCTGTGCGACCTAAGTTTGTGACTTGTGATGCTGCTGGAACAGTGTATTATACTCAGGGCCTGGCTGTGAACTTTGACAAACGTCAGAATGAACCCAACTTGGAGGGTGGCTTCTCCATTGGATCAGTTGGTACTGATGGCCAGCTGGGCAAGCAGCTCAGCcatttcttctcagagacagaGGACTTTCGCTGTATCACGGGCATGTGTGTGGATGCCAATGGAGATTTGCTGGTAACAGACAGTGGCAGGAAAGAAATCCTCCAGTTTCCCAAAGAGGGTGGATTCAAAATTCTCATCCAAGAAGGGCTGGCCTGCCCTGTGGGAGTGGCAACCACCCAGAAAGGACAGCTGCTAGTGCTGGATTGTTGGGACCACTGTGTCAAAGTCTACTCATACATCCAGAGGAGGCACTCCTCCACTTCATAG
- the trim32 gene encoding E3 ubiquitin-protein ligase TRIM32 isoform X2, with protein sequence MAWASPQLDPDLMREILECPICLETYNQDQMRPKLLQCGHTVCRQCLEKLLANTINGVRCPFCSKVSRMSSISQLADNLTVLKILDCTTSCSAAAAALMCKSCCNRLPRQYCHDCAIVLCELCKGEGHLQQGHSVQPIRLAAEQRRKELGEKLATLRDVMGEIQKKKITIENITKSLRLKYQAVQQDYATAELRLQEELSRSRKTFTASMAEAEKLNGQVLEEQTYLLNIAEVKVVSRCDYLTMRVRQSDIALLKDDGGTSDDDELDLRNTLPTMFQLQEPELVRAEHTNPVEVGQLTTNTYTVNTEEEESGLEIALEGTASGAMGVPVDLYRDIDMVAAVEEAVCGSPGSFKSKSMDAGGGSPGGAGASAGPLACQFVKKMGCKGTLPGMFNSPVSICVTPQGEVLVADRGNYRVQIFNRKGFQREIRRNASSIDNFVLSFLGADLPNLIPLSIAVTTQGLIGVTDNYDNSVKVYTMDGHCVACHKNQLIKPWGITAMPSGQFVVSDVEGGKLWCLAVDRNVGVVSYNRLCSAVRPKFVTCDAAGTVYYTQGLAVNFDKRQNEPNLEGGFSIGSVGTDGQLGKQLSHFFSETEDFRCITGMCVDANGDLLVTDSGRKEILQFPKEGGFKILIQEGLACPVGVATTQKGQLLVLDCWDHCVKVYSYIQRRHSSTS encoded by the exons ATGGCGTGGGCATCTCCCCAACTGGACCCAGATCTAATGAGGGAGATTCTTGAGTGCCCCATCTGCCTGGAGACCTACAACCAGGACCAAATGAGACCCAAACTCCTGCAGTGTGGTCACACCGTCTGCCGGCAGTGTTTAGAGAAGTTGCTGGCTAATACCATCAACGGTGTGCGCTGCCCTTTCTGTAGCAAGGTCTCCCGTATGAGCAGTATCTCCCAGCTGGCTGATAATCTCACTGTGTTAAAAATCCTAGATTGCACAACATCCTGCAGTGCTGCCGCTGCTGCCCTCATGTGCAAGTCCTGCTGCAACCGTCTACCACGACAATATTGCCATGACTGTGCTATAGTTCTCTGTGAGCTCTGTAAAGGAGAGGGCCATCTGCAACAAGGCCACTCTGTTCAGCCAATAAGGCTGGCTGCTGAACAGCGTCGTAAAGAACTTGGTGAAAAGTTGGCAACGCTGCGTGACGTTATGGGTGaaattcagaagaaaaaaataactattgAAAACATTACCAAATCTCTGAGACTTAAGTACCAGGCAGTGCAGCAGGACTATGCTACAGCTGAGTTACGTCTTCAAGAGGAACTCAGCAGGTCACGAAAGACATTCACAGCTTCCATGGCAGAAGCAGAAAAGCTCAATGGCCAGGTCCTGGAGGAGCAGACGTATCTACTAAATATTGCAGAGGTAAAAGTGGTGTCCCGCTGTGATTATCTGACAATGCGGGTGAGGCAAAGTGACATTGCCTTGTTAAAGGATGATGGTGGAACTAGTGATGACGATGAACTGGATCTGAGGAACACTTTGCCCACCATGTTTCAACTGCAAGAGCCTGAGCTAGTTCGAGCAGAGCACACTAACCCCGTAGAAGTGGGCCAGTTGACCACAAACACTTACACTGTCaatacagaggaggaggagagtgggcTGGAAATTGCTCTTGAAG GGACTGCCAGTGGTGCAATGGGGGTTCCAGTGGATCTTTACCGGGATATTGACATGGTTGCAGCTGTAGAGGAGGCAGTATGTGGTTCACCAGGCAGTTTTAAATCAAAGTCCATGGATGCAGGTGGGGGATCACCTGGAGGAGCCGGAGCAAGTGCAGGGCCCCTAGCCTGCCAGTTTGTGAAGAAGATGGGGTGTAAGGGAACCCTACCTGGTATGTTCAATTCACCAGTTAGCATTTGCGTAACACCTCAGGGTGAGGTGCTGGTGGCTGACCGTGGGAACTACCGTGTCCAGATATTCAATCGCAAAGGGTTTCAGCGTGAAATCCGCCGCAACGCCAGTAGCATTGACAACTTCGTTCTCAGCTTCCTTGGGGCTGACTTGCCTAACCTCATTCCCTTATCCATCGCTGTCACTACTCAAGGCCTAATAGGGGTCACTGACAACTATGATAACTCTGTTAAGGTCTACACTATGGATGGTCACTGTGTGGCTTGCCACAAGAACCAGCTGATTAAACCTTGGGGCATTACTGCCATGCCATCAGGCCAGTTTGTGGTGTCAGATGTCGAAGGTGGCAAGCTGTGGTGTTTGGCAGTGGACCGCAATGTGGGTGTGGTCAGCTACAACCGATTGTGCTCTGCTGTGCGACCTAAGTTTGTGACTTGTGATGCTGCTGGAACAGTGTATTATACTCAGGGCCTGGCTGTGAACTTTGACAAACGTCAGAATGAACCCAACTTGGAGGGTGGCTTCTCCATTGGATCAGTTGGTACTGATGGCCAGCTGGGCAAGCAGCTCAGCcatttcttctcagagacagaGGACTTTCGCTGTATCACGGGCATGTGTGTGGATGCCAATGGAGATTTGCTGGTAACAGACAGTGGCAGGAAAGAAATCCTCCAGTTTCCCAAAGAGGGTGGATTCAAAATTCTCATCCAAGAAGGGCTGGCCTGCCCTGTGGGAGTGGCAACCACCCAGAAAGGACAGCTGCTAGTGCTGGATTGTTGGGACCACTGTGTCAAAGTCTACTCATACATCCAGAGGAGGCACTCCTCCACTTCATAG